In one Mangrovibacterium diazotrophicum genomic region, the following are encoded:
- a CDS encoding aminotransferase class IV: MNKITTSNRKIEPTSYIKNGVAEELPFEPFKGDNALQVYEVLRVIDGVALFLEDHYARFQNSWRKFGLNDPVSASEFEAQISELIRLNKTDCDNIKVELWIEADGKQTLRMFVIPSNYPTADQYRLGVPTGFLHAMRTNPQIKVAHLPVRELADRTIIENNWYEVLLVDRDGFITEGSRSNVFLVKESVFYTAPAEKVLIGITRLKIMECIRKLGIECRETDISATDLNQYEAAFISGTSPKILPISSLGAIQFDVKHPVLRQLMKEFDDFIQSYIDRRKSGSEAL, encoded by the coding sequence ATGAACAAAATTACAACCTCAAATCGGAAAATCGAGCCAACATCTTACATTAAAAATGGTGTGGCAGAGGAACTTCCTTTCGAGCCTTTTAAGGGTGATAACGCTTTGCAGGTATATGAAGTTCTGCGGGTGATCGATGGCGTTGCGCTTTTTCTTGAAGATCACTATGCGCGTTTTCAGAATTCGTGGCGAAAATTTGGGCTGAACGATCCTGTTTCTGCATCCGAATTCGAAGCGCAGATCTCGGAATTGATTCGATTGAATAAAACTGATTGCGACAATATTAAGGTGGAACTTTGGATTGAAGCAGATGGGAAGCAAACGCTTCGGATGTTCGTCATTCCGTCCAATTACCCAACTGCAGATCAATACAGACTGGGAGTGCCGACAGGTTTTTTACATGCCATGCGTACGAATCCGCAGATCAAAGTTGCTCATTTGCCCGTACGTGAATTGGCTGATCGGACGATTATCGAGAATAATTGGTACGAGGTGTTGTTGGTGGATCGGGACGGTTTCATTACCGAAGGAAGTCGGTCGAATGTGTTTTTAGTGAAGGAAAGTGTTTTTTACACAGCGCCTGCCGAAAAAGTGCTGATTGGTATCACCCGTCTGAAAATTATGGAATGCATCCGAAAATTGGGGATCGAATGCCGGGAAACAGATATCAGCGCTACAGATTTGAATCAGTATGAGGCTGCTTTTATCAGTGGCACCTCGCCAAAAATATTGCCGATATCATCGCTAGGGGCGATTCAATTTGATGTGAAGCACCCCGTTTTACGACAGCTAATGAAGGAGTTTGATGACTTCATTCAAAGCTATATTGACCGAAGAAAAAGCGGTTCGGAAGCTTTGTAA
- a CDS encoding sensor histidine kinase: MKSASKITLIYFLISFFWILFSDRFIETLTDNAAVLTKLQTYKGWFFVISTSVFLYILISREIRKQGKLNEELQQAKEKAEESDRLKSAFLSNMSHEIRTPLNGIVGFSQLLFEEEEDPETRQMYIDQVNQNSELLLKIINNILEISKIQENMITPKVRAVKLPELLHYVSQIYSSRKSALMQKGLAFQLEIHPSCKKLTIQTDPDCLNQILFNLLDNAVKYTSIGEIKLGCQLEERFLRIYVIDTGIGISADVMPRIFDRFKRFQNNENFSEGFGLGLSISQGLAAALEAKLEVTSQPGEGSCFSVLLPRNRKSEN; the protein is encoded by the coding sequence ATGAAAAGTGCATCAAAAATAACATTGATCTATTTTTTAATCAGCTTTTTCTGGATTTTATTTTCAGATCGTTTTATCGAGACGCTCACTGATAACGCGGCAGTTCTGACTAAGCTACAAACCTATAAAGGCTGGTTTTTTGTAATTAGCACTTCCGTTTTTTTGTACATACTTATTAGCCGTGAAATACGAAAACAGGGAAAACTGAATGAAGAACTTCAACAGGCGAAGGAGAAGGCGGAAGAATCGGACAGGTTGAAATCGGCTTTTCTGTCGAACATGTCGCACGAGATACGCACACCTTTAAACGGCATCGTCGGTTTCAGCCAATTGCTTTTCGAAGAAGAGGAAGATCCCGAAACCCGTCAAATGTATATCGACCAGGTTAACCAAAACAGCGAGCTGCTACTGAAAATCATCAACAATATTCTGGAGATATCCAAGATCCAGGAGAACATGATCACCCCGAAAGTCCGGGCAGTGAAACTGCCGGAACTGCTTCACTATGTCAGCCAAATTTACAGTTCCCGGAAATCTGCGCTGATGCAGAAAGGACTCGCTTTTCAGCTGGAAATTCATCCAAGTTGCAAAAAGCTAACCATCCAAACAGATCCCGATTGCCTCAACCAGATTTTATTCAACCTGCTGGATAATGCTGTCAAATACACATCGATAGGGGAAATTAAGCTAGGCTGCCAACTTGAAGAAAGGTTCCTTCGAATTTACGTGATTGATACAGGGATTGGCATCTCAGCCGACGTCATGCCCCGAATATTCGATCGCTTTAAGCGTTTCCAAAACAACGAAAATTTTTCCGAAGGATTCGGGTTGGGCTTGTCAATTAGCCAAGGATTGGCTGCAGCGCTGGAAGCCAAACTAGAAGTCACATCACAACCCGGAGAAGGAAGTTGCTTTTCAGTTCTGCTGCCGCGCAACAGGAAAAGCGAAAACTAA
- a CDS encoding RidA family protein, translating into MKRIISTTNAPAAIGPYSQAIEVNGTLYISGQIPVDPAVGKVVEGGITEQTTQVMKNIEAILTEAGYTFADVVKSTCLLSDMANFKAMNEVYGNCYPTNPPARAAFAVKELPLGVLVEIETVAVK; encoded by the coding sequence ATGAAACGTATTATTTCAACAACAAACGCACCGGCTGCAATCGGCCCTTACAGTCAAGCAATTGAAGTGAATGGAACACTTTATATTTCCGGACAGATTCCGGTTGATCCGGCTGTGGGAAAGGTTGTAGAAGGAGGAATTACAGAGCAGACCACCCAAGTGATGAAGAATATTGAAGCGATTTTGACCGAGGCAGGATACACTTTTGCTGATGTGGTGAAGTCGACTTGTTTACTGAGCGACATGGCCAATTTCAAAGCCATGAACGAGGTTTACGGAAATTGCTATCCTACAAATCCACCGGCACGCGCGGCTTTTGCGGTGAAAGAATTGCCTTTGGGCGTTTTGGTCGAAATTGAAACTGTAGCTGTTAAATAA
- a CDS encoding response regulator transcription factor: MEDSMLDYFFRTYNHGQMCSDISYDVEKDEILHLSENFRELTGQHCGQKFNQCLLFIKTIIHPEDYSTFLVRLVEFVKLDRAKMAIDPKSAIRSFTFRVNDSKQEWVSVKLHALMLSSNTLVGIVHKQNNLADEEPAAVSAREKEILNLIADGNSAKIIGDKLNISPNTVITHRNNLKKKFRAKNTAELIKEAVKSQVI, encoded by the coding sequence ATGGAAGATTCCATGCTAGACTACTTCTTCCGAACGTACAATCACGGGCAAATGTGTTCCGATATCTCTTACGATGTCGAAAAAGATGAAATACTGCACCTCAGTGAAAACTTCCGCGAACTTACCGGACAGCATTGCGGCCAAAAGTTCAACCAGTGCTTGCTTTTCATAAAAACAATAATCCACCCCGAAGACTACAGCACATTTCTGGTGCGTTTAGTCGAATTTGTAAAACTCGATCGGGCCAAAATGGCGATTGACCCCAAAAGCGCTATCCGCTCCTTTACTTTTCGGGTCAATGACTCCAAACAAGAATGGGTATCGGTTAAATTACACGCGCTAATGCTATCGTCGAATACCTTAGTTGGCATTGTACACAAACAAAACAATTTAGCTGACGAAGAGCCTGCCGCCGTTTCGGCGCGCGAGAAGGAAATTCTGAATTTGATTGCCGACGGGAACTCCGCAAAAATAATCGGCGACAAACTGAATATCAGTCCCAACACCGTGATCACGCACCGCAACAACCTGAAAAAGAAATTCAGAGCCAAGAACACGGCAGAACTCATAAAAGAAGCCGTCAAATCGCAAGTGATTTAA
- a CDS encoding patatin-like phospholipase family protein, with protein sequence MAVQFRNLVFEGGGVKGIAYIGAMSILEQRGILKDIKRAGGTSAGAINALIFALGFNIQEQRGIMESTDFKAFMDDSWGIIRDIRRLAKHFGWNKGDFFTEWIGELIKKQMGTSKATFGDLRDSEKPDLYVIGTNLSTGYSEVFSHERHPDMELAQAVRISMSIPLFFAAVRYGEREDVYVDGGAMQNYPVKLFDREKYVDREREAIAIRSTDYYNKENARFLIENSDRSPYVFNCQTLGMRLDTREDIGLFRYNEPLQGKQITGFTDYAKALMAAVMQVQENAHLHSDDWQRTVYIDALNIKATDFNLTDEKKQALVEQGIAGAENYFKWFEDPNENPVNRI encoded by the coding sequence ATGGCAGTACAGTTTCGAAATTTGGTTTTTGAAGGAGGTGGCGTTAAGGGGATTGCATACATCGGTGCGATGAGCATCCTGGAGCAACGTGGAATTCTGAAAGATATTAAACGCGCCGGCGGTACCAGTGCTGGTGCCATCAATGCACTCATATTCGCGCTGGGATTCAATATCCAGGAGCAACGGGGCATTATGGAATCGACCGACTTCAAGGCGTTTATGGACGATTCGTGGGGGATTATTCGCGATATCCGGCGGTTGGCCAAGCATTTCGGGTGGAACAAAGGAGACTTTTTCACCGAGTGGATCGGCGAACTGATTAAAAAGCAAATGGGAACGTCGAAAGCGACCTTTGGCGATTTGAGAGATTCGGAAAAGCCAGATTTGTATGTTATTGGCACGAATCTGTCGACAGGCTATTCGGAAGTGTTCTCCCACGAGCGTCATCCGGATATGGAACTGGCGCAGGCCGTTCGAATCAGCATGTCAATACCGCTGTTTTTTGCGGCAGTTCGCTACGGCGAACGCGAGGATGTTTATGTTGATGGCGGTGCAATGCAAAATTACCCTGTCAAACTATTTGATCGTGAAAAATACGTCGATCGTGAAAGAGAAGCAATTGCCATCCGAAGTACCGACTATTATAACAAAGAAAACGCCCGGTTTTTGATTGAAAATTCGGATCGAAGTCCGTATGTGTTTAATTGCCAAACACTCGGCATGCGGCTCGATACACGCGAGGATATTGGGCTGTTTCGTTATAATGAACCCTTACAGGGCAAACAAATTACGGGTTTCACGGACTATGCAAAAGCGTTGATGGCGGCTGTTATGCAAGTGCAGGAAAATGCGCATCTCCACAGCGATGACTGGCAACGAACCGTTTACATCGATGCATTGAATATTAAGGCGACAGACTTCAACCTGACGGACGAAAAGAAACAAGCATTGGTGGAGCAGGGAATAGCCGGGGCCGAAAACTATTTCAAATGGTTTGAAGATCCGAACGAGAACCCCGTGAACCGAATTTGA